The following coding sequences are from one Camarhynchus parvulus chromosome 1, STF_HiC, whole genome shotgun sequence window:
- the LOC115903216 gene encoding epidermal differentiation-specific protein-like, which yields MGKIIIYEHANFQGLSREFTTNISNLKDVDWNDIVSSVKVIGQPWVAYEHVDYKGRFLVFEEGQYSSVGKEMNDKISSLQLITENLCNPQITLYEHVDYQGKSRIIREATNLAAGHDNDIVSSHKVQRGVWLLCEHSDGSGFQYLAREHENLPNYKAINFNDKLSFLRPPAPWLWL from the coding sequence ATGGGCAAAATCATCATTTATGAGCATGCCAACTTCCAGGGTTTGTCCAGAGAATTCACCACTAACATTTCCAATCTAAAAGATGTAGATTGGAATGATATTGTCTCCTCAGTGAAAGTAATTGGCCAGCCTTGGGTGGCTTATGAGCATGTTGATTACAAGGGTCGGTTTCTGGTGTTTGAGGAGGGACAATATAGCTCTGTTGGTAAAGAGATGAATGACAAGatcagctctctgcagctgatCACTGAAAATCTGTGCAATCCCCAGATCACTCTCTATGAACACGTTGATTATCAAGGGAAGAGCAGAATAATAAGAGAAGCAACCAACCTGGCTGCAGGACACGACAATGATATCGTGTCTTCCCACAAAGTGCAGAGGGGTGTCTGgctgctgtgtgagcacagtGATGGAAGTGGATTTCAATACCTTGCCCGAGAGCACGAAAACCTTCCAAATTACAAGGCAATCAATTTCAACGACAAGCTTTCCTTCCTGCGCCCCCCTGCACCCTGGCTGTGGCTTTAG